In a single window of the Diospyros lotus cultivar Yz01 chromosome 10, ASM1463336v1, whole genome shotgun sequence genome:
- the LOC127812096 gene encoding protein HLJ1: MGEEESDLKSRLVTEICSIPTLAKGCSHFHGGGDRETTTPFIDWYLVLRVDEDAGLDVIRKQYHKLALQLHPDKNKHPMAETAFKLVSEAYGCLSDGGRRIEFNVERRNSRCIDCKGIRRRPAAMIGGTMPMGRSTSRKMIRAGFRDLRARFAEEVRVIENCLASGRGSSVFSPPAKEQPVFNPSDYQFYGYPHRRTGGKA, encoded by the exons atgggagaagaagaatcAGATCTGAAATCGCGACTAGTCACAGAGATTTGCAGCATCCCGACGCTCGCCAAAGGCTGCTCTCATTTTCACGGCGGCGGGGACCGCGAAACAACAACTCCTTTCATCGACTGGTACCTTGTTCTTCGA GTTGACGAAGATGCAGGCTTGGATGTCATCAGAAAGCAATATCACAAACTCG CTTTGCAGCTTCATCCTGATAAGAACAAGCACCCCATGGCTGAAACTGCCTTCAAGCTTGTCTCAGAG GCCTATGGATGCCTTTCTGATGGTGGAAGAAGGATAGAGTTCAACGTGGAGAGACGGAACAGCCGCTGCATTGACTGCAAGGGAATCCGGCGCCGTCCAGCTGCCATGATCGGAGGGACAATGCCAATGGGGAGATCGACGTCTCGGAAGATGATCCGAGCTGGGTTCAGGGATCTGAGAGCCAGATTTGCAGAAGAGGTGAGGGTCATTGAGAATTGCTTGGCGTCGGGAAGAGGTTCTTCCGTTTTCAGTCCGCCGGCCAAAGAGCAGCCGGTCTTCAACCCCTCCGATTACCAGTTCTATGGCTACCCTCACCGGAGGACTGGCGGAAAAGCATGA